Proteins found in one Homalodisca vitripennis isolate AUS2020 chromosome 4, UT_GWSS_2.1, whole genome shotgun sequence genomic segment:
- the LOC124361377 gene encoding mucin-2-like, which produces MGSAVAALIPSNLKTNQTANTTSTKPDRITPAANQTASYPPRTRPQTQPPPNQTASHPPLTRPHHTHHEPDRKHNLHQTRRHHTRHQPDHITAANNQTANTTSTKPDRIKPAANQTGSYPPRTRPQIQPPPNQTASHPPPTRPHHSRQQPDCKHNLHQTRTHHTRHQPDHITAANNQTANTTSTKPDRITPAANQTASYPPRTRPQTQPPPNQTASHPPLTRPHHTHHEPDRKHNLHQTRRHHTRHQPDHITAANNQTANTTSTKPDRIKPAANQTGSYPPRTRPQIQPPPNQTASHPPPTRPHHSRQQPDCKHNLHQTRTHHTRHQPDHITAANNQTANTTSTKPDRITPASHSPPTRPHPHADNQTASHPPTTRPHHTRRQPDHITPADNQTASHPPTTRPHHTRRQPDRITPADNQTASQPPTTRPHHTRRQPDLIIPAANQTASHPPTTRPHHTRRQPDRITTTDNQTTSYPPTTRPHHTRRQPDRITPADNQTASHPPTTRPHHTRRQPDRITPADNQTASHPPTTRPHHNRRQPDHIIPADNQTTSYPPTTRPHHTRRQPDHMTPADNQTASHPPTTRPHHTRRQPDRITPADNQTASQPPTTRLHHTRQQSERITPPTDQTANKISTNQIASTRRQPDRIIPTDNQNVSHHPPTKPQTKSAPIRSHPYADNQTASHPPTTRPHHTRQKPDHIIPADNQITSYPPTTRPHHTRRHPDHIIPAANQTASQPPTTRLHHTRQQSERITPPTNQNNKHKPPPTRP; this is translated from the exons ACCAGACCGCATCACACCCGCCGCTAACCAGACCGCATCATACCCACCACGAACCAGACCGCAAACACAACCTCCACCAAACCAGACCGCATCACACCCGCCGCTAACCAGACCGCATCATACCCACCACGAACCAGACCGCAAACACAACCTCCACCAAACCAGACGGCATCACACCCGCCACCAACCAGACCACATTACAGCCGCCAACAACCAAACTGCAAACACAACCTCCACCAAACCAGACCGCATCAAACCCGCCGCTAACCAGACCGGATCATACCCACCACGAACCAGACCTCAAATACAACCTCCACCAAACCAGACCGCATCACACCCGCCACCGACCAGACCACATCACAGCCGCCAACAACCAGACTGCAAACACAACCTCCACCAAACCAGAACGCACCACACCCGCCACCAACCAGACCACATCACAGCCGCCAACAACCAGACTGCAAACACAACCTCCACCAAACCAGACCGCATCACACCCGCCGCTAACCAGACCGCATCATACCCACCACGAACCAGACCGCAAACACAACCTCCACCAAACCAGACCGCATCACACCCGCCGCTAACCAGACCGCATCATACCCACCACGAACCAGACCGCAAACACAACCTCCACCAAACCAGACGGCATCACACCCGCCACCAACCAGACCACATTACAGCCGCCAACAACCAAACTGCAAACACAACCTCCACCAAACCAGACCGCATCAAACCCGCCGCTAACCAGACCGGATCATACCCACCACGAACCAGACCTCAAATACAACCTCCACCAAACCAGACCGCATCACACCCGCCACCGACCAGACCACATCACAGCCGCCAACAACCAGACTGCAAACACAACCTCCACCAAACCAGAACGCACCACACCCGCCACCAACCAGACCACATCACAGCCGCCAACAACCAGACTGCAAACACAACCTCCACCAAACCAGACCGCATCACACCTG CATCACACTCGCCACCAACCAGACCGCATCCACACGCCGACAATCAGACCGCATCACACCCGCCGACAACCAGACCGCATCACACCCGCCGACAACCAGACCACATCACACCCGCCGACAACCAGACCGCATCACACCCGCCGACAACCAGACCGCATCACACCCGCCGACAACCAGACCGCATCACACCCGCCGACAACCAGACCGCATCACAACCGCCGACAACCAGACCGCATCACACCCGCCGACAACCAGACCTCATCATACCCGCCGCCAACCAGACCGCATCACACCCGCCGACAACCAGACCGCATCACACACGCCGACAACCAGACCGCATCACAACCACCGACAACCAGACCACATCATACCCGCCGACAACCAGACCGCATCACACCCGCCGACAACCAGACCGCATCACACCCGCCGACAACCAGACCGCATCACACCCGCCGACAACCAGACCGCATCACACCCGCCGACAACCAGACCGCATCACACCCGCCGACAACCAGACCGCATCACACCCGCCGACAACCAGACCGCATCACAACCGCCGACAACCAGACCACATCATACCCGCCGACAACCAGACCACATCATACCCGCCGACAACCAGACCTCATCACACCCGCCGACAACCAGACCACATGACACCCGCCGACAACCAGACCGCATCACACCCGCCGACAACCAGACCGCATCACACCCGCCGACAACCAGACCGCATCACACCCGCCGACAACCAGACCGCATCACAACCGCCGACAACCAGACTGCATCATACCCGCCAACAATCAGAACGTATCACACCCCCCACCGACCAAACCGCAAACAAAATCAGCACCAATCAGATCGCATCCACTCGCCGCCAACCAGACCGCATCATACCCACCGACAATCAGAACGTATCACACCACCCACCAACCAAACCTCAAACAAAATCAGCACCAATCAGATCGCATCCATATGCCGACAATCAGACCGCATCACACCCGCCGACAACCAGACCACATCACACCCGCCAAAAACCAGACCACATCATACCCGCCGACAACCAGATCACATCATACCCGCCGACAACCAGACCACATCACACCCGCCGACATCCAGACCACATCATACCCGCCGCCAACCAGACCGCATCACAACCCCCTACAACCAGACTGCATCATACCCGCCAACAATCAGAACGTATCACACCCCCCACCAACCAAAATAACAAACACAAACCGCCACCAACCAGACCGTAA